Sequence from the Terriglobales bacterium genome:
GGGCAAGAACTTTGCCGAAGCCGACGGCGACGTGGGCGAGACCATCGACTTCTGCGAGTACTACAGCCGCGAGGCGCTGCGCCTCTCCGAGATCGTGATGCCGGTGCAGCTCCCGGGCGAGCGCGACGTGCTGCGCTACATCCCGTTGGGCGTCGGGGCGGTGATTCCGCCCTGGAACTTCCCTTCGGCCATCATGGCGGGGATGACGCTGGCCTCGATCGTCAGCGGCAACACGGTGGTGCTCAAGCCTTCGAGCGATTCGCCCACCATCGCGGCGAAGTTCCACGAGATCCTGCTGGAGGCCGGGCTGCCGGACGGCGTGGTGAACTTCTGCCCCGGCTCGGGCGCCAGCTTCGGCAACGCTCTGGTGGAGCATCCCAAGACGCGCTACATCGCCTTCACCGGCTCGAAGGAAGTGGGGTTGGACATTCATCAGCGCGCCGCAACACCGCGGCCCGGGCAGATATGGATCAAGCGCACCATCCTGGAAATGGGCGGGAAAGACGCCATCATCGTGGACGCCGACGCCAACCTCGACGCCGCGGTCGAAGGCGTAGCGGTTTCCGCGTTCGGCTTCTCGGGGCAGAAGTGCTCGGCGTGCTCACGGGCCATTGTGGATGAGCGCATCTATGACGTCTTCCTCGAGCGCCTGAAGGAACGCGTCGAAAAGATTCAGGTCGGCGACCCCACCGAGAACAAGGCCATGGGCCCGGTGGTGAACGAAGCGGCGATGAAGTCCATCCAGGAGTACATCGAGATCGGCAAGAAGGAAGGGCGGCTGATCACCGGCGGCGGCCGCGCCGCCGAGGCCGGCGAAGGGTTCTACCTGCAGCCCACCGTGATTGCCGACGTCGCACCGACGGCGCGCCTGGCGCAGGAAGAAGTGTTCGGGCCGGTGCTGGCGGTGATCAAGGCGAAGGATTTCGACGATGCGCTGGCCATCGCCAATAACACGGAGTTCGGCCTGACGGGCGCTGTCTACACCACGTCGAAAGAGAAGATCGAGCGCGCCAAGAACGAATTCCACGTCGGCAACCTGTACATCAACCGCAAGTGCACAGGGGCCATCTGCGGCGTGCATCCCTTCGGC
This genomic interval carries:
- the pruA gene encoding L-glutamate gamma-semialdehyde dehydrogenase — protein: MAVAIARPSLRVPEGPFRNEPPIDFTKDEKALRAMHAGVEKVRAELGREYDLVIGGQRIRTKDKITSINPARPSQVVGIHQKAGREHAAPAVEAALAAFERWSRTPVEQRASIVLRAGDILRARKFEYMAWLVFEVGKNFAEADGDVGETIDFCEYYSREALRLSEIVMPVQLPGERDVLRYIPLGVGAVIPPWNFPSAIMAGMTLASIVSGNTVVLKPSSDSPTIAAKFHEILLEAGLPDGVVNFCPGSGASFGNALVEHPKTRYIAFTGSKEVGLDIHQRAATPRPGQIWIKRTILEMGGKDAIIVDADANLDAAVEGVAVSAFGFSGQKCSACSRAIVDERIYDVFLERLKERVEKIQVGDPTENKAMGPVVNEAAMKSIQEYIEIGKKEGRLITGGGRAAEAGEGFYLQPTVIADVAPTARLAQEEVFGPVLAVIKAKDFDDALAIANNTEFGLTGAVYTTSKEKIERAKNEFHVGNLYINRKCTGAICGVHPFGGFNMSGTDSKSGGPDYLYLFTQGKSIGEKLT